The following are from one region of the Sciurus carolinensis chromosome 5, mSciCar1.2, whole genome shotgun sequence genome:
- the Morn4 gene encoding MORN repeat-containing protein 4 gives MTLTKGSFTYSSGEEYRGEWKEGRRHGFGQLMFADGGTYLGHFENGLFNGFGVLTFSDGSRYEGEFAQGKFNGVGVFIRHDNMTFEGEFKNGRVDGFGLLTFPDGSHGIPRNEGLFENNKLLRREKCSAVVQRAQSASKSARNLTA, from the exons ATGACCCTGACAAAAGGTTCCTTCACCTACTCCAGTGGGGAGGAGTATCGTGGCGAGTGGAAGGAGG GTCGCAGACATGGTTTTGGACAACTGATGTTTGCAGATGGTGGCACCTACCTGGGTCATTTTGAGAATGGACTCTTTAATGGTTTTGGGGTACTGACCTTCTCAGATGGCTCAAG GTATGAAGGGGAGTTTGCCCAGGGCAAGTTTAATGGCGTTGGAGTCTTCATTCGACATGACAACATGACCTTTGAGGGGGAATTTAAAAATGGCAGAGTAGATGGTTTTG GCCTGCTGACTTTCCCTGATGGTTCTCACGGAATCCCCCGCAACGAAGGTCTATTTGAGAACAACAAGCTGCTACGGCGGGAGAAGTGTTCTGCGGTGGTTCAGCGGGCTCAGAGTGCCTCCAAGTCAGCCAGAAATCTCACTGCTTGA